A genomic region of Kribbella sp. NBC_00382 contains the following coding sequences:
- a CDS encoding cell wall protein — MTNTMDRRTLLSGAVLGTATLVGATAMGSLAPETAFAARAQNAEPGAPDPNFAEGRVTARDGSMILVSGSDGRFHRLRLTGGTSVWKLRPTTLDQVKVGDGLYARGVVMPDGTIAAESVWVNIVNLNVHVTGIGLNALHLDHKGSKIVGHVVPGTSAAVYNGAPAVADMSKVKVGKHIQVIGAWRPDTNEIDVATIYAASA, encoded by the coding sequence ATGACGAACACGATGGATCGCCGGACCTTGCTCAGCGGCGCCGTACTGGGCACCGCGACCCTGGTCGGCGCGACCGCCATGGGCTCGCTCGCTCCCGAGACCGCCTTCGCCGCCCGTGCGCAGAACGCCGAGCCGGGCGCGCCCGACCCGAACTTCGCCGAGGGCCGGGTCACCGCCCGCGACGGCAGCATGATCCTGGTCTCCGGCTCCGACGGCCGGTTTCACCGGCTCCGGCTGACCGGTGGTACCAGTGTCTGGAAACTCCGCCCGACCACCCTCGACCAGGTCAAGGTCGGCGACGGCCTGTACGCCCGGGGCGTGGTGATGCCCGACGGCACGATCGCCGCCGAGTCGGTCTGGGTGAACATCGTCAATCTCAACGTCCATGTCACCGGGATCGGCCTGAACGCCCTGCACCTGGACCACAAGGGCTCGAAGATCGTCGGCCACGTCGTGCCGGGCACCAGCGCCGCCGTCTACAACGGTGCGCCCGCGGTGGCCGACATGTCGAAGGTCAAGGTCGGCAAGCACATCCAGGTGATCGGCGCCTGGCGACCGGACACCAACGAGATCGACGTCGCCACCATCTACGCGGCGTCGGCGTAG
- a CDS encoding antitoxin, whose protein sequence is MGVFDNMKDKLTDAVDDHGDKISDGLDKAGDALDEKTGGKYGDKIDQGADQAKDRLDALDGQDDDIS, encoded by the coding sequence ATGGGTGTCTTCGACAACATGAAGGACAAGCTCACCGACGCGGTCGACGACCACGGCGACAAGATCAGCGACGGCCTCGACAAGGCGGGCGACGCCCTCGACGAGAAGACCGGCGGCAAGTACGGCGACAAGATCGACCAGGGCGCCGACCAGGCCAAGGACCGCCTGGACGCCCTCGACGGCCAGGACGACGACATCAGCTGA
- a CDS encoding HAD family hydrolase, translating into MSIVKASHIVWDWNGTLLHDNEVVLAAVNEVCAEFGRAPLRWEEWQQFYSRPVRACYERVLDRSLDDDDWARVDRLYHDKYDLLLHTSVLAPGVPDELIAWRETGRTQSLLSMWFHSQLVPTIAGHGLTDLFQRVDGLPGTLGGESKTDHLIRHLTAQNLTPADVVLIGDVVDDALAAQAVGAPCILVSTGAMTRQSLESTGAPVANTIPEAMQYVVPA; encoded by the coding sequence GTGAGCATCGTGAAGGCATCGCACATCGTCTGGGACTGGAACGGCACCTTGCTGCACGACAACGAGGTGGTGCTCGCGGCGGTCAACGAGGTGTGCGCCGAGTTCGGGCGGGCGCCGTTGCGGTGGGAGGAGTGGCAGCAGTTCTACTCACGGCCGGTGCGCGCTTGCTACGAGCGGGTCCTCGACCGCTCGCTGGATGACGACGACTGGGCTCGCGTCGATCGGCTGTACCACGACAAGTACGACTTGTTGCTCCACACGAGCGTGCTGGCGCCCGGCGTACCGGATGAACTGATTGCTTGGCGCGAAACCGGCCGCACACAGTCCCTGCTGTCGATGTGGTTCCACAGCCAACTGGTCCCCACCATCGCCGGCCACGGCCTCACCGACCTCTTCCAACGCGTAGACGGCCTCCCCGGCACCCTCGGCGGCGAATCCAAAACCGACCACCTCATCCGCCACCTGACCGCCCAGAACCTAACCCCAGCAGACGTAGTCCTCATCGGCGACGTGGTAGACGATGCCCTCGCCGCCCAAGCAGTAGGTGCCCCCTGCATCCTCGTCTCCACCGGCGCCATGACCCGCCAATCCCTCGAGTCCACCGGCGCCCCCGTAGCCAACACCATCCCCGAAGCCATGCAGTACGTCGTACCGGCCTGA
- a CDS encoding type 1 glutamine amidotransferase domain-containing protein, with protein sequence MTDKKIAFLVAAEGIERVELTEPWKAVADAGHQPVLLSPKTGDVQTFDHLTASDKKPVDQAVSDVSVDDFAALVLPGGVANPDALRTDESAVGFVKAFVDSGKPVAAICHAPWTLIEADVVRGKTVTSWPSLQTDLRNAGATWVDETVATDGNLITSRNPDDLPAFNKALLDAIG encoded by the coding sequence ATGACTGACAAGAAGATCGCATTCCTGGTTGCCGCGGAGGGTATCGAGCGAGTGGAGCTCACCGAGCCGTGGAAGGCCGTCGCCGACGCCGGTCACCAGCCTGTACTGCTCAGCCCGAAGACCGGTGACGTCCAGACCTTCGACCACCTCACCGCGAGCGACAAGAAGCCCGTCGACCAAGCGGTCAGCGATGTCTCCGTCGACGATTTCGCCGCCCTCGTCCTCCCCGGCGGAGTGGCCAACCCGGACGCGCTCCGGACCGACGAAAGCGCGGTCGGGTTCGTCAAGGCGTTCGTCGACTCGGGCAAGCCCGTCGCCGCCATCTGCCATGCGCCCTGGACCCTGATCGAAGCGGATGTCGTACGAGGTAAGACGGTCACGTCGTGGCCCAGCCTGCAGACCGATCTGCGCAACGCCGGCGCCACCTGGGTGGACGAGACCGTCGCCACCGACGGCAACCTGATCACCAGCCGCAACCCCGACGACCTGCCCGCCTTCAACAAGGCCCTGCTCGACGCCATCGGCTGA
- a CDS encoding PaaI family thioesterase: protein MTKYTPEEFNKFGVGALPGLIGIDFTSVTPELIKARTPVRPELLAPNGYLHAGTVVSIADTLCGYGTIINLPEGSNGFTTIELKSNFLGTAREGAVLCEARPVHLGRTTQVWDADVTNEDTGRKIATFRCTQMVLWPKP, encoded by the coding sequence ATGACCAAGTACACGCCCGAGGAGTTCAACAAGTTCGGGGTCGGGGCGTTGCCGGGGCTGATCGGGATCGACTTCACCTCGGTGACGCCGGAGCTCATCAAGGCCCGTACGCCGGTACGCCCCGAGCTCCTGGCGCCGAACGGCTACCTCCACGCCGGTACCGTCGTCAGCATCGCCGACACGCTCTGCGGCTACGGCACCATCATCAACTTGCCCGAGGGGTCGAACGGGTTCACCACGATCGAGTTGAAGAGCAACTTCCTCGGCACGGCCCGCGAAGGCGCAGTGCTGTGCGAGGCCCGGCCGGTGCACCTCGGCCGGACCACCCAGGTGTGGGACGCCGATGTGACGAACGAGGACACCGGCCGCAAGATCGCCACCTTCCGCTGCACCCAGATGGTCCTCTGGCCGAAACCTTGA